In Egicoccus sp. AB-alg2, the following are encoded in one genomic region:
- a CDS encoding Mrp/NBP35 family ATP-binding protein: MPTKEQVLEVLATVDDPEIDKPITELGMVEEVVIEGSRVGVKIKLTVPGCPLKDRITRDVTNAVRQLPGVDDVQVAFGSMTDTERQQLSANLRAERGAANPQMDISFASADSPTKVIAVASGKGGVGKSSVTVNLAVALAQQGHNVGVLDADIWGYSIPRMLGVSGKPVAFEGMVMPLQAHGCKVISIGFFTDPDRSVIWRGPMLHRALQQFLSDVHWGELDFLLCDLPPGTGDIAISLAQMLPNADMVVVTTPQQAAQKVALRAGKATEQTGMKVAGVIENMATFTCPDCGSTHDVFGSGGGQELAEALDTDLLGRIPIDPRLREGSDAGLPLVLSNPDVPASIAIKQVAQQLAQRKQSIVGRSLPLSVS, translated from the coding sequence GTGCCCACGAAGGAGCAGGTCCTCGAGGTCCTCGCGACCGTCGACGACCCGGAGATCGACAAGCCCATCACCGAGCTCGGCATGGTCGAGGAGGTGGTCATCGAGGGGTCCCGGGTCGGCGTCAAGATCAAGCTGACGGTGCCGGGCTGTCCGCTGAAGGACCGCATCACCCGCGACGTCACCAACGCCGTGCGGCAGCTGCCGGGCGTCGACGACGTCCAGGTCGCGTTCGGCTCGATGACCGACACCGAGCGCCAGCAGCTGTCGGCCAACCTGCGAGCCGAACGCGGCGCCGCGAACCCGCAGATGGACATCAGCTTCGCCTCGGCCGACTCGCCGACCAAGGTGATCGCCGTCGCCTCCGGCAAGGGCGGGGTCGGCAAGTCGTCGGTCACCGTGAACCTGGCCGTGGCACTGGCACAGCAGGGGCACAACGTCGGCGTGCTGGACGCGGACATCTGGGGCTACTCGATCCCCCGCATGCTCGGCGTCTCCGGCAAGCCGGTGGCGTTCGAGGGCATGGTCATGCCGCTGCAGGCCCACGGCTGCAAGGTGATCTCGATCGGGTTCTTCACCGACCCCGACCGCTCGGTGATCTGGCGCGGCCCGATGCTGCACCGGGCGCTGCAGCAGTTCCTCTCCGACGTCCACTGGGGCGAGCTCGACTTCCTGCTGTGCGACCTGCCGCCGGGCACCGGCGACATCGCCATCTCGCTGGCCCAGATGCTGCCCAATGCCGACATGGTCGTGGTCACGACGCCCCAGCAGGCGGCCCAGAAGGTCGCGCTTCGGGCGGGCAAGGCCACCGAGCAGACCGGCATGAAGGTCGCCGGCGTGATCGAGAACATGGCCACCTTCACCTGCCCCGACTGCGGGTCGACGCACGACGTGTTCGGCTCGGGCGGCGGCCAGGAGCTGGCCGAGGCGCTGGACACCGACCTGCTCGGACGCATCCCGATCGACCCGCGGCTGCGCGAGGGCAGCGACGCCGGCCTGCCGCTGGTGCTGTCCAACCCGGACGTGCCGGCCTCGATCGCGATCAAGCAGGTCGCCCAGCAGCTGGCGCAGCGCAAGCAGTCGATCGTCGGCCGCTCGCTGCCGCTGAGCGTCTCCTAG
- a CDS encoding anti-sigma factor: MAERHVTGDRISAFLDDELDEVRAMAVTRHLADCDTCLGELEALRRTRDSLRRWAATPAPVVPLGAIEPPGLVKKVSRGLRVASASLLATVALAGVAYLVGEDTGEVVPPAELFLIDHLARTGDGPMPAPFGLDDR, translated from the coding sequence ATGGCTGAGCGGCACGTCACCGGCGACCGCATCTCCGCCTTCCTCGACGACGAGCTCGACGAGGTGCGGGCCATGGCGGTCACCCGTCACCTGGCCGACTGCGACACGTGCCTCGGCGAGCTCGAGGCGCTGCGGCGCACCCGCGACTCGCTGCGCCGCTGGGCCGCCACGCCCGCGCCGGTCGTCCCGCTCGGTGCGATCGAACCCCCCGGTCTGGTGAAGAAGGTCTCGCGCGGGTTGCGGGTGGCATCGGCGAGCCTGCTGGCCACCGTCGCGCTGGCCGGGGTCGCCTACCTCGTCGGCGAGGACACCGGCGAGGTCGTCCCGCCCGCGGAGCTGTTCCTGATCGACCACCTGGCCCGCACCGGCGACGGCCCGATGCCGGCGCCGTTCGGTCTCGACGACCGGTGA
- a CDS encoding trypsin-like peptidase domain-containing protein, with the protein MSYDREEWRRPWRGEETPGAFGGATPFGREASRVADAETSAPDEPTASPPDGAPVATDEVGPAVRDAGTWPDRPQFVPGRVDTARLDAPGAGSSVTEPIARFPQPPPSGWSEASAGPGSPAGSVRPPDTTGTVDAPEKRGRGRGGVLLALVAALIGGMIGTAATLALVLPGGDAGPSPISAPAIEVEGDLGAVVPAVAQAVTPSVVRIDVTGVPAAGPAIGGTPALGSGVIYRSDGYVLTNHHVVDGADDVRVRLSSGDVLDAELVGSDELNDLAVLRVERDDLPAVNLRDTVDEPLIVGEQVVAIGSPFGLDASVTSGIISALNREIRVDEQDNAALVIPSVIQTDAAINPGNSGGALVDARGRLVGINTAILTRTGASQGVGFAVSAEQAIVSADQLIEAGFVRHPLLGISGIDVTPETAEEFGLEAPRGALVDSVQDGTGAAEAGMRPGDIIVEVDGEPLATMSELVAEVRRRQPGEVVQLGVVRDGEELTVDVTLGERPR; encoded by the coding sequence GTGAGCTACGACCGCGAGGAATGGCGCCGTCCGTGGCGTGGCGAGGAGACCCCCGGCGCGTTCGGGGGTGCCACGCCGTTCGGGCGCGAGGCCAGCCGTGTCGCCGACGCGGAGACCTCCGCCCCCGACGAGCCCACGGCGTCACCGCCCGACGGCGCGCCGGTGGCCACGGACGAGGTCGGACCCGCGGTGCGCGATGCCGGGACCTGGCCCGATCGACCGCAGTTCGTGCCCGGCCGGGTCGACACCGCCCGCCTGGACGCCCCCGGCGCAGGGTCGTCGGTGACCGAACCGATCGCGCGCTTCCCCCAGCCGCCACCGTCGGGCTGGTCCGAGGCGTCCGCCGGGCCCGGCTCGCCGGCGGGCTCGGTCCGCCCACCCGACACCACCGGCACGGTCGACGCGCCGGAGAAGCGCGGCCGGGGCCGTGGCGGCGTGCTGCTCGCGCTCGTGGCCGCGCTGATCGGCGGGATGATCGGCACGGCCGCCACCCTCGCGCTGGTGCTGCCCGGCGGCGACGCCGGCCCCTCGCCGATCTCGGCGCCGGCCATCGAGGTGGAGGGGGACCTCGGCGCGGTGGTGCCCGCCGTCGCGCAGGCCGTGACCCCGTCGGTGGTGCGGATCGACGTCACCGGCGTGCCGGCCGCGGGGCCGGCGATCGGGGGCACGCCCGCACTCGGTTCGGGGGTCATCTACCGCTCCGACGGCTACGTCCTCACCAACCACCACGTGGTCGACGGCGCCGACGACGTCCGGGTGCGCCTGTCGAGCGGTGACGTCCTGGACGCCGAGCTGGTCGGCTCCGACGAGCTCAACGACCTCGCGGTGCTGCGCGTCGAGCGCGACGACCTGCCCGCGGTCAACCTGCGCGACACCGTCGACGAACCGCTCATCGTCGGTGAGCAGGTGGTCGCGATCGGGTCCCCGTTCGGGCTGGACGCCTCGGTGACGTCCGGCATCATCTCGGCCCTCAACCGCGAGATCCGTGTCGACGAGCAGGACAACGCCGCGCTGGTCATCCCGTCGGTCATCCAGACCGACGCCGCCATCAACCCGGGCAACTCCGGGGGCGCGCTGGTCGACGCCCGCGGCCGGCTGGTCGGGATCAACACCGCCATCCTGACCCGGACCGGCGCCAGCCAGGGTGTCGGGTTCGCCGTGTCGGCCGAACAGGCGATCGTGTCGGCGGACCAGCTGATCGAGGCCGGCTTCGTCCGGCATCCGCTGCTGGGCATCTCGGGCATCGACGTGACGCCGGAGACGGCCGAGGAGTTCGGCCTCGAGGCCCCGCGCGGCGCGCTGGTCGACTCCGTGCAGGACGGCACCGGCGCGGCCGAGGCCGGCATGCGACCCGGCGACATCATCGTCGAGGTGGACGGCGAGCCGCTGGCGACCATGTCCGAGCTGGTCGCCGAAGTCCGCCGCCGCCAGCCCGGTGAGGTGGTCCAACTCGGCGTCGTGCGCGACGGCGAGGAACTGACGGTCGACGTGACGCTGGGCGAGCGGCCGCGCTGA
- a CDS encoding twin-arginine translocase TatA/TatE family subunit, protein MPGPQELLVIAVVALLVFGPDKLPDLARNAARLLARFRSETQRSVAEFKRAADLEDLDREIRGISRELQDTKRAVTQPFDDAFADAAGTARRPGSAVGGPRFRPADDPPPFDPEAT, encoded by the coding sequence GTGCCGGGCCCGCAGGAGCTGCTCGTCATCGCCGTCGTGGCGCTGCTGGTGTTCGGCCCGGACAAGCTGCCGGACCTGGCCCGCAACGCCGCCCGGCTGCTGGCGCGTTTCCGCTCGGAGACCCAGCGCAGCGTTGCGGAGTTCAAGCGGGCGGCGGACCTGGAGGACCTCGACCGGGAGATCCGGGGCATCAGCCGCGAACTACAGGACACCAAGCGGGCGGTGACGCAGCCGTTCGACGACGCGTTCGCCGACGCGGCCGGCACGGCCCGCCGGCCGGGCAGCGCGGTCGGTGGCCCCCGTTTCCGACCCGCCGACGACCCGCCGCCGTTCGACCCCGAGGCGACGTGA
- a CDS encoding phosphatase PAP2 family protein — MTREPLPTPTVGRRTQTAAALAILASYAAVKSGRSSTLDRRAAKALAYPLGRRVDMLVAAGTDLGSVYGLAGIVGVLAASGRRRAATDVALAGLAAWGAAQGTKPLIGRERPYVVEGADRLVAVPAGSSWPSGHVAVAGAMSSALVPHVGRGRRRWLHLGAAAVAVSRCYVGVHHFTDVVAGWGVGVLSEALTRGARRGWAHRRRG; from the coding sequence ATGACGCGCGAACCGCTGCCGACGCCGACGGTGGGGCGCCGCACGCAGACGGCCGCGGCCCTCGCGATCCTCGCCTCCTACGCCGCCGTCAAGTCCGGCCGCTCCAGCACCCTGGACCGGCGGGCGGCCAAGGCACTGGCCTACCCGCTCGGACGCCGCGTCGACATGCTGGTGGCGGCCGGGACGGACCTGGGCTCGGTCTACGGCCTGGCCGGCATCGTCGGCGTCCTGGCCGCCAGCGGCCGCCGCCGGGCCGCCACCGACGTGGCACTCGCGGGACTGGCGGCGTGGGGCGCGGCGCAGGGCACCAAGCCGCTGATCGGCCGCGAGCGGCCCTACGTCGTCGAGGGCGCCGACCGCCTGGTGGCCGTTCCGGCGGGATCGTCATGGCCCAGCGGGCACGTCGCCGTGGCCGGCGCCATGTCCAGCGCGCTGGTCCCGCACGTGGGCCGCGGCCGGCGTCGGTGGCTGCACCTCGGTGCCGCCGCCGTGGCGGTGTCACGGTGCTACGTCGGCGTGCACCACTTCACGGACGTCGTCGCCGGCTGGGGTGTCGGCGTGCTCTCCGAGGCGCTGACCCGCGGCGCCCGGCGGGGCTGGGCCCACCGGCGCCGCGGGTGA